The Clostridium beijerinckii genomic sequence TATCTTATGCAAGAGATTTTATGATAAATAGAGGATTTACATATTGTATTCCACCTTTTATGATTCGTAGCCAGGTTGTAACTGGAGTTATGAGTTTTGCTGAAATGGATGCTATGATGTACAAAATTGAAGGTGAAGATTTATATTTAATAGGAACAAGTGAACATTCTATGATTGGTAAATTTATAGATACAATATTACCAGAAACTTCACTTCCTCAAACTTTGACTAGTTATTCACCTTGCTTTAGAAAAGAAAAAGGGGCACATGGTATAGAAGAAAGAGGAGTATACAGAATTCATCAATTTGAAAAGCAAGAAATGGTTGTTGTATGTAAGCCAGAAGACAGCATGACTTGGTATGATAAAATGTGGAAAGATACAGTAGATTTATTCCGTTCTTTAGATATACCAGTAAGGACTTTAGAATGTTGCTCAGGTGATTTAGCAGATTTAAAAGTAAAATCAGTAGACGTAGAAGCATGGTCTCCAAGACAAAAGAAATACTTCGAAGTAGGAAGCTGCTCTAATTTAGGGGATGCACAAGCTCGTCGTTTAAAAATCCGTGTAGATGGTAAAGATGGTAAGTACTTTGCTCATACATTGAATAATACAGTAGTTGCACCACCAAGAATGCTTATTGCATTTTTAGAAAACAACTTAAATGAGGATGGATCTGTAAATATTCCAGTTGCATTGCAACCATATATGGGCGGTATGACAGTAATTAAATAAAGTAGAATAGATCAGATATATCTAAATTTAGAAAGACAACAAATTAAAGAGGTATTAAGCTCATTAATTTGCTGTCTTTTTCATACAGTGAAATATTATTAAATATTTTCAATAATATTTTGGGTAGTGAATTAAGATATTATACATAGTAGTGATTAAGAATTATAAGAACAGTTTACATAGTATTACTTTAATATAAAACAAAAATTCTAAAGAAATTGAAATATATACATATAAAAGCAAAAGTTACTGACAATGTGATATAAATCACGCTAAAAATTCAGCACAATGGTTATAATATTATCATCTAAGAAGAAGTTTAGATAATAATATTAAGGGAGGAATTAATTATGTCGAGTTTTGCTGTTAGTATAGATGTTAGAATTTATGAAAGAGGTCATAAAAAGGAGATTATATTTAAAGCTTTTGAAGAGCTTGAACAAGGTGAAACAATGGAGCTTATAAATGATCATGATCCTCGTCCGCTTTATCAGCAGTTTATAGTTAACTTTCCAGAACACTTTGAGTGGAAATATTTAGAGCAGGGACCTGAAATATGGAGAATAGGTATCACAAAGAAATAAGGCACATTCAATAAGAGAGAAAAGGAGTTGTTTTTATAATATGCCATTTATAAGTAAAGATTTATACCAATTTAATAGCTATGTTGAACCAATTAACCTTACATTTCATCAATATTTGTTATTAGGGGATGAACCATTATTAGTCCATACAGGGAACGTTATTCAGGCAGAAGCTTTGCTACCAGAATTAAAAGATGTACTTAATGGCAAAGAGCTAAAGTATATTTTTATTTCACATTTTGAAGCAGATGAATGTGGAGGATTATCATTAATATTAGAACATTTTCCTAAAGCTAAAACAATTTGCTCTGAAGTTACAGCGCGTCAGTTAAATGGTTTTGGAATAAAAGCAGAAATTATTACTAAGAAAGCAGAGGAAACTTTAAATACTGATAATTATGAATTAGAGTTTATCAATTATCCTTCTGAAATGCATCTTTGGGATGGATTATTAGTTATAGAAAATAAACGTAGGATATTTTTTAGCAGTGATTTGATGTTTGCGTTGGGAAAAGAAATAGGCACAGTACAAGAATCTGATTGGTATACAGAAGTAAACAGCATTAAGCAAGAACAAATACCAAACAATAATAAGCTGGAAGATTTAAAAGAAACTTTAAAAAAGTTAAAGCCTGACCTTATAGCTACAGGCCATGGGCCATGTCTTAAACTAAAATAAAATAAAGGTTATATTTAAGAAACAAATCAATTTATTCTTAAATATAACCTTTTTTCTTTAAATTTAAAGTTTAATATTCTAATGGTAATTCTTTTATAACTTAAATATTTGAAATTTTGATTTAAATCACATTATTATAATAAAAATTTAAGTAGAATTAGGTCATAGAGATATTGAATATATAAATTTATATATCCATAGGAGGATTTTGAGATGAATAATACCAAAATACAAAGTTTGACTGAAGTTTTACAAAAATTAAATAAAGATGGAATAACAGAGGCATTAAGAAAAGAAGCATTGGAGATTGTGTCTGACATAAATCCTATTGAGCTTTCAATAGCGGAGCAAAATTTAATAGAAGAAGGAATGAATCCACAGGATTTAAGACATCTGTGTGATATTCATATGGAAGTTTTAAGAGGAGAACTTGATAAAATAAAGAATAAAATTGAACCAGGGCATGTTGTATACACATTTATTGCAGAACATGATAAAATTCTTGGATTTTTAAAAGAACTTGAAGATATTAATTCAAAGATTCAAAAATTAGAAAGCTATGATAGCAATTTAATTGAATTTGAAGAATTAATAAAGGTTATTGATAATATATTAGATGCAGAAAATCACCATAAAAGAGAGGAAGAAGTGCTTTTCGCTGAGATGGAAGATAGAAAAATTACAGGACCAACAAGAATTATGAGAATGGAACATGACGATTTAAGAGCAAAGAAAAAATTTTTGAAGCAAATAGCAACAGAAGTATCTAAATTAAAATTTATTGAATTTAAAGAAAAAGTTGATGAAACTGCAAAATATATTATATTCAATTTGAGAGATCATATATTTAAAGAAAATTATATATTATACCCTACAGCAGTGGAAGCCATAACTGAAAAGGATGTATGGAATAGTATGAAGACACGATGTGATGAAATAGGATATTGTAGTTTTACACCAGAATCATAATTCCTATAGATATAATCTTCATATAGTAGGAATAGAAAAGGCAGCAAACTAGCTGTCTTTTTATTTTTGAAATTGCGTAACCATTGTTACAGATTTGGGCAGAGTATTTTAGTAATATATATCTGTAGCACAGAGCTAATATAGAAATTAAAAAATATTAATTTTATTTTAGTAACGTATGTTACAGAAATGATACTGGCAATATAGTAAACTCTAAATTGTCAAAGTTAAGAGAGATTAACAAGAAATTATTAATTATTCATATAAAAAGAAAAATAGGAAATAGGAGGACATAATATGTCAATGTTTTGTTATCAATGTCAAGAAACAGCTGGATGTAAGGGCTGTACTAAAGTAGGGGTATGCGGTAAGGATGAGTATGTAGCAAAAGCTCAAGACTTATTAATATATGTAACTAAAGGACTAGCTATAGTAAGTAATGAAGGAAGAAAAGTTGGAGTTAAGGACAGTAAAGTTGATAAATATATAACAGAAAACTTATTTACAACAATTACAAACGCTAATTTTGATAGAGATTCTATTTTAGATAGAGTTAAAGAAACTTTAAAATTAAGAGAAGAATTAAAAGCTAAAGTAATTAGCTCTGGTGGTAAAGTTGGAGAAGTAAAAGTAACTGGTGGTTTCTTCAAGAAAATATTCGGAATGCAAACTACAGAAATGATTATGCCAGAAGCAGCTACTTGGACAGCTGACAATACAATAGAATTTGATGAAAAAGCAGAAAAGGTTGGAGTTCTTGCAACTGAAAATGAAGATATAAGAAGTTTAAGAGAGCTTATAACTTATGGATTAAAAGGATTATCTGCTTACATGAAGCATGCAATGAATTTAAAATATAATAATGAAGAAGTTCATGCATTTATGGCAAAAGCTCTTGCTGCTACAATTGATGATACATTAACAGTTGATGATTATGTAGGACTAGCATTAGAAGCTGGTAAATTCGGTGTAGATGGTATGGCATTACTTGATAAAGCCAACACAGAAAGCTATGGACATCCAGAAATTACAACAGTAGACATTGGTGTTAGAACAAATCCAGGAATATTGATTTCAGGACATGACTTAAGAGACTTAGAAATGTTACTAGAGCAAACAGAAGGAACTGGGGTAGATGTTTATACTCACGGAGAAATGCTTGCTGGACAATACTATCCAAAATTTAAAAAATATAGTCATTTTGCAGGAAACTATGGTAATGCATGGTGGAAACAGAAAGAAGAATTTGAAAGCTTCAATGGAGTAATCCTTATGACTACTAACTGTATAGTTATACCAAAGGATTCTTATAAGAACAGATTATTTACAACAGGTGCTACAGGAATGCCTGGATGTGCTCATATAGAAGCTAAGGCTGATGGGACAAAAGATTTCTCTAAAGTTATAGAAATGGCCAAGAAATGTAAAGCTCCTACAGAAATAGAAAAGGGACAAATAGTTGGTGGATTTGCTCATAACCAAGTTTTAGCTTTAGCAGATAAGGTGGTAGATGCAGTTAAATCTGGTGCTATAAAGAGATTCTTTGTAATGGCAGGTTGTGATGGAAGAGCTAAATCAAGAAACTATTACACAGAATTTGCAGAAAAATTACCAAAAGATACAGTTATCTTAACTGCAGGTTGTGCAAAATATAAATACAACAAATTAAATTTAGGTGATATTGGTGGAATCCCAAGAGTATTAGATGCAGGACAATGTAATGACTCATATTCATTAGTTGTAATAGCACTAAAGCTTCAAGAAGTATTTGGATTAAAGAGTGTAAATGAATTACCTATATCATATAACATAGCTTGGTATGAACAAAAAGCTGTAATAGTATTATTATCATTATTACACTTAGGTGTTAAGAACATTCACTTAGGACCAACACTTCCAGCATTCCTTTCGCCAAATGTTGCTAAAGTATTAGTTGATAACTTTGGAATTGGTGGAATCACTAATGTAGATGATGACATGAAGATGTTTATGGAAGCATAAAAATAATTTATGGCAAATTACAATGGCAAATAAAATAAGTTCGATCAAATAAGGAAACACCCTATTTAATAATCTACAATATATTTAAAGTATATAATCCTAGTAGCATGATTGCTGCTAGGATTTTTTTTATTCTTTAGGAATTTATCACAAGTGTTGATTAACCAAATTTTTACTTTAAATTATTAACTTATTTTTGATATTTTTCAAAAATAAGTTAATAGATATATAGACTTCGACCTTAAGACTTTTTTTAAGCAATTTTCTTACAAATTGAATTAGTGATAATTTAACATATTTTAAATTTTTAGTCGTTTCAACATAAGTAAATTGAAGCAAAACATAAGCTATCAATGATATGAAAAGTTGATTATAGACAGCATTTTCAGTTGTTCCAAATATTCTTTTTACATTCAAGTTTTGTTTTATAAATTTAAAGAAGGTTTCAATTTTCCAACGTTCCTTGTATATTTCTGCTATTTTTTCTGGAGTAATGTTCATTAGGTCAGTGCACACTTTTACTGATTTACCATAATAATCAGTAAATTCAACTACTCTAAATCTATTTTGAGTTTTTTTAGTCTCTTTTCCTAAATAACATGTAACATCTCGAATTACAGAAGAATTTTCTACTACTCCTAAACTTCTCAATTTCTTTGGTTTTGAAAGTATTGTATTA encodes the following:
- the serS gene encoding serine--tRNA ligase — translated: MLDIKFVRENPEIVKQNIKNKFQDNKLGLVDEVLTLDIELRKVKQEVEALRADRNKLSKQIGGLMAQGKKEEAEEIKKKVNADSERMAELDVKEKELEEKVKVIMMTIPNIIDPSVPIGKDDSENVEVEKFGEPVVPDFEIPYHTDIMEKLSGIDLDSARKVAGNGFYYLMGNIARLHSAVISYARDFMINRGFTYCIPPFMIRSQVVTGVMSFAEMDAMMYKIEGEDLYLIGTSEHSMIGKFIDTILPETSLPQTLTSYSPCFRKEKGAHGIEERGVYRIHQFEKQEMVVVCKPEDSMTWYDKMWKDTVDLFRSLDIPVRTLECCSGDLADLKVKSVDVEAWSPRQKKYFEVGSCSNLGDAQARRLKIRVDGKDGKYFAHTLNNTVVAPPRMLIAFLENNLNEDGSVNIPVALQPYMGGMTVIK
- a CDS encoding DUF2249 domain-containing protein gives rise to the protein MSSFAVSIDVRIYERGHKKEIIFKAFEELEQGETMELINDHDPRPLYQQFIVNFPEHFEWKYLEQGPEIWRIGITKK
- a CDS encoding MBL fold metallo-hydrolase, encoding MPFISKDLYQFNSYVEPINLTFHQYLLLGDEPLLVHTGNVIQAEALLPELKDVLNGKELKYIFISHFEADECGGLSLILEHFPKAKTICSEVTARQLNGFGIKAEIITKKAEETLNTDNYELEFINYPSEMHLWDGLLVIENKRRIFFSSDLMFALGKEIGTVQESDWYTEVNSIKQEQIPNNNKLEDLKETLKKLKPDLIATGHGPCLKLK
- a CDS encoding DUF438 domain-containing protein yields the protein MNNTKIQSLTEVLQKLNKDGITEALRKEALEIVSDINPIELSIAEQNLIEEGMNPQDLRHLCDIHMEVLRGELDKIKNKIEPGHVVYTFIAEHDKILGFLKELEDINSKIQKLESYDSNLIEFEELIKVIDNILDAENHHKREEEVLFAEMEDRKITGPTRIMRMEHDDLRAKKKFLKQIATEVSKLKFIEFKEKVDETAKYIIFNLRDHIFKENYILYPTAVEAITEKDVWNSMKTRCDEIGYCSFTPES
- the hcp gene encoding hydroxylamine reductase — protein: MSMFCYQCQETAGCKGCTKVGVCGKDEYVAKAQDLLIYVTKGLAIVSNEGRKVGVKDSKVDKYITENLFTTITNANFDRDSILDRVKETLKLREELKAKVISSGGKVGEVKVTGGFFKKIFGMQTTEMIMPEAATWTADNTIEFDEKAEKVGVLATENEDIRSLRELITYGLKGLSAYMKHAMNLKYNNEEVHAFMAKALAATIDDTLTVDDYVGLALEAGKFGVDGMALLDKANTESYGHPEITTVDIGVRTNPGILISGHDLRDLEMLLEQTEGTGVDVYTHGEMLAGQYYPKFKKYSHFAGNYGNAWWKQKEEFESFNGVILMTTNCIVIPKDSYKNRLFTTGATGMPGCAHIEAKADGTKDFSKVIEMAKKCKAPTEIEKGQIVGGFAHNQVLALADKVVDAVKSGAIKRFFVMAGCDGRAKSRNYYTEFAEKLPKDTVILTAGCAKYKYNKLNLGDIGGIPRVLDAGQCNDSYSLVVIALKLQEVFGLKSVNELPISYNIAWYEQKAVIVLLSLLHLGVKNIHLGPTLPAFLSPNVAKVLVDNFGIGGITNVDDDMKMFMEA